A genomic stretch from Lathyrus oleraceus cultivar Zhongwan6 chromosome 2, CAAS_Psat_ZW6_1.0, whole genome shotgun sequence includes:
- the LOC127119928 gene encoding phosphoribosylamine--glycine ligase has protein sequence MSCITFNVGTSFNLHGCIKHQFSKPIGFRNHCTFPKSSTHLSNTLNLSFTNRSFSLFDKRTCSFQTVFKCVAQSSEPSASVGVETNNNSEERVPVLVIGGGGREHALCYALQRSPSCDTVFCAPGNAGIASSGNATCISDLDVNDGAAVESFCRKWGVGLVVVGPEAPLVAGLSNYLVKVGIPTFGPSAEAAALEGSKNFMKQLCDKYDIPTAKYKTFTDPSAAKQYIQEEGAPIVIKADGLAAGKGVTVAMTLEEAYEAVDSMLVKGDFGSAGCRVIVEEFLEGEEASFFALVDGENAIPLESAQDHKRVGDGDTGPNTGGMGAYSPAPILTKELESIVMDSIIMPTVKGMSAEGCKFVGVLYAGLMIEKKSGRPKLIEYNVRFGDPECQVLMVRLESDLVQVLLAACRGELSGVSLDWSPGSAMVVVMASKGYPGSYEKGTIIENLEEAELIASGIKIFHAGTAFDSEGRFIATGGRVLGVTAKGNDLEEARDRAYQAVENVNWPGGFYRRDIGWRALPRKQHTT, from the exons ATGTCTTGCATCACTTTCAATGTTGGAACTTCTTTCAATCTTCATGGTTGCATTAAGCATCAATTTTCTAAACCAATTGGCTTCAGAAACCACTGTACTTTCCCCAAATCTTCTACTCACTTATCAAATACCTTGAATTTAAGCTTTACAAATCGGAGTTTTAGTTTATTTGACAAGCGTACATGCTCATTTCAAACTGTTTTCAAATGTGTTGCTCAGAGTTCAGAGCCATCAGCTTCTGTTGGGGTTGAAACCAACAACAATTCAG AAGAAAGGGTGCCTGTTCTGGTTATTGGTGGAGGAGGGCGTGAACATGCTCTCTGCTATGCGCTGCAACGATCACCATCCTGCGATACGGTATTCTGTGCCCCTGGCAATGCAGGAATTGCCAGCTCAGGAAATGCGACTTGTATCTCAGACCTTGATGTTAATGATGGTGCGGCTGTAGAGTCATTTTGCCGGAAATGGGGGGTGGGGCTAGTTGTTGTTGGACCTGAAGCCCCACTTGTTGCTGGTCTATCAAATTATTTAGTTAAAGTTGGAATCCCGACTTTTGGTCCATCTGCAGAGGCTGCTGCTCTCGAAGGTTCTAAGAATTTCATGAAGCAGTTGTGTGACAAGTACGACATTCCAACTGCCAAG TACAAAACGTTTACAGACCCATCCGCAGCAAAGCAATATATTCAAGAAGAAGGAGCACCAATTGTTATCAAAGCAGATGGACTGGCTGCTGGAAAAGGAGTTACAGTTGCCATGACACTGGAAGAAGCATATGAAGCGGTTGATTCGATGCTGGTAAAAGGTGATTTTGGTTCTGCAGGTTGCCGTGTCATTGTTGAGGAATTTCTTGAAGGAGAAGAAGCGTCTTTTTTTGCATTGGTTGATGGAGAAAATGCAATTCCATTAGAATCTGCTCAGGACCATAAGAGAGTTGGTGATGGTGACACAGGGCCAAATACTGGTGGCATGGGTGCATACTCTCCCGCTCCTATACTTACCAAGGAACTTGAATCTATAGTAATGGATTCTATTATAATGCCAACAGTTAAAGGAATGTCCGCAGAAGGTTGCAAGTTTGTTGGTGTTTTATACGCCGGGCTTATGATTGAGAAGAAGTCTGGCAGGCCTAAGTTAATCGAGTATAATGTGCGATTTGGTGATCCAGAGTGCCAG GTCTTGATGGTTCGGTTGGAGTCTGATTTGGTACAAGTTCTGCTTGCAGCTTGCAGGGGAGAGTTGAGTGGTGTATCACTGGATTGGTCTCCGGGGTCTGCCATGGTTGTGGTAATGGCAAGTAAAGGATATCCCGGATCATATGAGAAGGGAACTATAATTGAAAACCTTGAAGAAGCCGAACTTATTGCGTCAGGTATCAAGATATTCCATGCTGGAACTGCTTTTGATTCTGAAGGAAGATTTATTGCAACTGGAGGGCGTGTTCTTGGGGTCACTGCCAAAGGAAATGATCTTGAAGAGGCACGGGATCGAGCTTATCAAGCTGTTGAGAATGTTAACTGGCCAGGGGGCTTCTATCGTCGAGATATTGGTTGGAGAGCCCTTCCTCGAAAGCAACACACCACATAG